A genome region from candidate division KSB1 bacterium includes the following:
- a CDS encoding DUF4380 domain-containing protein has protein sequence MMKYLILFTAMVLFLSGCTDPDQRPEATMLITLRTEHVEVGVLPQVGGRVVSLHKPGMDNILKAVPELWEQKPAETPKATRLHEMTPYYGHIVWVGPQSGWWLQQDVNDTLLQRKANWPGSVSNPCRVCGTKTA, from the coding sequence ATGATGAAATATTTAATACTCTTTACAGCAATGGTTTTGTTTTTGTCCGGATGCACTGACCCGGATCAACGACCTGAAGCAACTATGCTGATTACATTGAGAACGGAACATGTTGAGGTGGGTGTACTGCCGCAGGTAGGCGGCCGGGTGGTGTCGCTGCACAAACCGGGCATGGACAATATTCTGAAAGCGGTTCCTGAACTCTGGGAACAGAAACCTGCCGAGACGCCGAAAGCCACACGGCTGCATGAAATGACCCCGTATTACGGGCATATCGTGTGGGTCGGGCCGCAGAGCGGATGGTGGCTGCAGCAGGACGTGAATGACACACTGCTGCAGCGCAAAGCCAACTGGCCCGGATCCGTTTCTAACCCATGCAGAGTTTGCGGTACTAAAACAGCGTGA
- a CDS encoding DUF4380 domain-containing protein: MTHCCSAKPTGPDPFLTHAEFAVLKQREDYLKMAGPPSPVSGIRLTKEISLADSQVTFIVSAENIRDTSVQWDLWMNTRLDGYASFYVPADSEHLDWVSMKADEHRDVMPYSIQDGYFTFHTSAPSEGKQQRVQKAFLTPREPFIAAFDKGQMLLIEFEPVPVHRMHPEHRLVEIYNQVRADEQNLLELEVHGAFQALQPGERMSLQETWTVSRAKAAQSRAQQLNRIQTAMGN; the protein is encoded by the coding sequence ATGACACACTGCTGCAGCGCAAAGCCAACTGGCCCGGATCCGTTTCTAACCCATGCAGAGTTTGCGGTACTAAAACAGCGTGAGGATTATCTCAAGATGGCCGGTCCGCCGAGTCCGGTCAGCGGCATCCGGCTGACCAAAGAGATCAGTCTGGCGGATTCACAGGTGACGTTCATTGTCAGCGCTGAAAACATCCGCGACACATCCGTGCAGTGGGATCTCTGGATGAACACGCGTCTGGACGGATACGCCTCGTTTTACGTGCCCGCTGATTCTGAACATCTGGACTGGGTCAGTATGAAAGCGGACGAGCATCGGGATGTGATGCCCTATTCGATTCAGGACGGCTATTTTACATTCCACACATCGGCGCCGTCGGAAGGCAAACAACAGCGCGTGCAAAAAGCGTTTTTAACGCCGCGCGAGCCTTTTATTGCCGCATTTGATAAAGGCCAGATGCTGTTGATAGAGTTCGAGCCGGTACCCGTGCACCGGATGCATCCGGAGCATCGGCTGGTGGAAATCTACAATCAGGTGCGCGCTGATGAGCAAAACCTGCTGGAACTGGAAGTGCACGGCGCCTTTCAGGCACTGCAGCCCGGTGAACGCATGTCCTTGCAGGAAACCTGGACCGTGAGCCGCGCCAAAGCGGCACAAAGCAGAGCGCAA